The sequence below is a genomic window from Salicibibacter cibarius.
AAGGAAGTGAATCAGGCGAAAGGCTAAGTCGGTGATCTTCCACCGCTTGGCTTTTTTCGCCTTTGTTTTTTCATACAATTTATCAACTCTGCTTGGTCTGTTCCGATATCTGCCGATGACATTCACCTCCTTTCCCCTTCATGAACAAGGGATGGGGTGACGATGCTAGTAACGACTCTCTATTAAACCATGTCGCATCGGTAAAGCTATTACAACACTACTGATCCTTTCATAAAGATGACCCCGGTGTTTGTGCCGGGTCATTCCATTATAGTTATAGTTTAAGCGAGATATATTTCGTCTCCAGAAACTCATCCATGCCTTGACGGCCGCCTTCCCGTCCGATGCCGCTTTGCTTCCAGCCGCCGAATGGCGCCTGTGCTGTGGAAGGACCACCGTCGTTTAAGCCGATGATGCCGTACTCCAGCTGTTCGCTCAAGCGGACCGCTTTAGACACATTGCTCGTAAATAAATAAGCCGCCAATCCGTAGATGGTGTTATTTGCCCGCTCAATCGCTTCTTCTTCGGTTTTAAAAGTAGCAATAGGCGCGAGCGGGCCAAACGTTTCTTCATTCATGCAAGCCATGTCTTCGTTTACCCCGCTAATTACTGTTGGTGTTAAAAAGAGCCCATCTTTCTTTTTGCCGCCCGTAACAACTTTTGCCCCTTGTTTTTCGGCATCTTCTATATGGGAGAGGACTTTGTCAACGGCATCTTCGTCGATTAAAGGCCCAATGTCAGTATTATCATCGAGACCATCGCCGACGTTTAAACCTTCAACGGCTTGCTTAAATTTATTCGTGAACGTCTCTTCAATCGATTCCGCCACGTAAATACGGTTCGCACAGACACAAGTTTGACCTCCGTTACGGAATTTCGAGGTCACTGCCTGTTCAACCGCGTTGTCAATATCCGCATCTTCAAGCACGATTAATGGTGCATGGCCGCCAAGTTCCAACGATATTTTCTTCATCGTTTCCGATGCGCCGCTCATTAACGTTTTGCCAACTTCCGTTGAACCGGTGAAGGTAAGCTTGCGCACGCGTTTGTCCTGCTGCCACGCCTCGGAAATTTTTCTGGATGAACCGGTGACAACGTTGACAACCCCTTTGGGAATGCCTGCTTCCACCGCCAATTCGGCCAATTTGAGAGCTGTTAACGGTGTTTGCGTTGCAGGTTTAATGACAGCTGTGCAACCGACTGCGAGTGCCGGCGCGATTTTACGCGTAATCATCGCCGCCGGAAAATTCCACGGTGTAATCGATGCCACGACCCCCACAGGTTGATGGGTGACAAACAACCGCTTGTCCGGTGCAGAAGCCGGGACCGATTCTCCATAGTTGCGCTTACCTTCCTCCGCGTACCATTTGATAAATGAATTCGCATAAGAAATTTCGCCGCGCGCTTCCTTGATCGCTTTCCCTTGCTCTTTCGTCATCGTTTGCGCGAGGTCTTCGTGATTCTCACCGATCAATTCAAACCATTTCTCCAACTTTGCGCTCCGGTCCGCAGCGGTAAGCTTGGACCACTCGGAGAATGCTTCGTACGCGGCAGTCGCAGCTGCCTCGGCTTCTTTTTCGCCGCCTTTCGGAATCGTATCGAGCACATCCCCCGTCGCAGGGTTAACGACATCGATTTGCTCCAGTTTATCGCCGGTCCATTCGCCGTTGATGAGAATATTCATCGTAGATAGAAGGCTCCTTTCAATTCAAAGATTACTGTAAAATGTTTTCGAATCATCTTTGATATAAATTCCCAACTTCATGCTTGTTGAAACATTTCTTCATTTGTTTGTTTTATCTGAATTATATAATTCTCGTTATCCGAGATGCTCAATCGCCTAATTTAACCGCATGGCCGCTTCATGACGACCGAAAATTCCTGCTTCTATCAAGTTCGGGCGCCATGCTACTTCATGGCGCCCGAAAAGGGAATTAGAGCTTTCTTTCGGGCTTCATGCGAATACGGCTCTAAAACCCATACGCTTCTTCCTTCGTTTTGCGCATATTCATATAAGTCTCCGTTAATCCAACAGTATCTTCCACCAATCGATCGACGCGGAGCAAGACATTGTCATTGGTGATCTCTTTTCGATGGAAATCTTTTTCCTCGATAAATACGTAATCTTGGACGATTTGCGCTTTCATGTACGACAAAATTGGTTTAAGCTGTTGTTCCACAATGAGAAAGTGCGTCAGCGACCCTGCGGTTACGAGTACGCTCGTCACTTTATCCCGCAGCCCGTCCTGAGGGAGCAAATCGAATAGATTTTTCAATGTCGCGGGGATAGATGCTTGAAAAATTGGCGTTCCGATGATGATGGCATCCGCATCCATGATCGTTTGAGCGACATATTTTGTATCCCCTTCATAGTCCAAAAAGTTGCGTCCATCACTAAATTGTATCTCTAAGTCTGCTAAATCAATCAAGGTTACTTCCGTCTCCGGATATTTTTCGGCAATCGTATTCACGGTATAATCCATCGCCGTTCTCGTTTTGGAACCGACGTTGGAACCGGATAATGCTACGATGTTCATTTTCCTTGCCTCCTACTCTTTAGCTGTATGCTTTTTGATTGCCGGCAGTATTTCTGTCCCTATGAGCTCAATATTTTTTCGCAGTTTATCAAACGGTACGCCGCCAAAGTCCATTTGTGCAATAAAACGCTGATGGCCGAATTGTTCATGCTGATAAAGAATTTTTTCAATCACCTGCTGAGGGCTGCCGACGTTTATGACGGTCCGCAGATCCTCACTCTGTGCAAAGGCCTGCTTCGGAAATCCCTGCCCATTCGTCAGCTTCATTCCTTCATTGATATGAGGGTAATATTCCTTCTGGGCCTGCTGGGTCGTTTCCGCTGTATAAAAAAACCCGGCTGTTGAAATCGGCAGAGTGGATGGATCAAACCCGCTTTGGCGTGCAGCATCGCGATAAGCATCAACCGCCTGCTTGAAACTGGCAACGGGTCCGCCTAAATGCGCCAAATACATCGGTACTCCGGCATACCCCGCTTTGATCGCGCTTGCCGCCGTCCCGCCGACCGCGCGCCAAATCGGGAGCGACCCATTTTGCGGCCGGGGAAGCACCTGGGCGTCTTTTAACGGCGCGCGGAATTGCCCGTCCCAATTAACGACTTCCTCTTCATTGATTTTCAATAACAACTCAAATTTTTCTTCATATAATTCTTCATAATCCCGAAGATCATAGCCCAACAAGTCAAAGAGCCCAACACGGGAAGCGCGACCTGCAACAATTTCTGCCCGCCCTTTTGAAATCAAATCGAGTGTCGCGAAATTTTCATACACCCGTACCGGATCGGATGTGCTGATGATCGTCGAAGAACTCGATATTTTTATTTTTTCTGTGGCTTGCGCAATGGCCGATAAAACCACCGCGTGTGCTTGTGTGGCAAAATACTCTTGATGGCTTTCGCCGACGCTGAAAAAATCAATCCCGGCCTGCTCGGCTAATTGAGCTAATTTTATGAGTTCGTGAATCCGCTGCTCAGCAGATATTCTTTCCCCGGCTATTGGATTCGGCAAATGATCACCTAAAGTATAAAGGCCAAACTCCATACCTTTGGCCGGATCGATGCGATAATTTTCCATTTGGTTGATCCCTCTCTTTTCTGTGAACCTACATGACTATTATAAGGTATAACACGGAACGATGCGATTTAGTGGACTTTGACGAGGGCGATTTCCTATTTAAGCCATTTTGCACTAGTGGCGTGTGCCAGAAATTCTTTTTGAACTGTTCGCATCATTTTCACGGGTTATAATGCAATTGTCCGTATCTATATTCCCCCGACGGTGGTCATACCCAATATGAGAGGGACGGGATGATATTGCTTACTTTGTTCCTCTCGGTGCGGCTCGATCTCGGCAGAGAGATTACTAGCGCCCGCCCGATGCTGGGTGACCGATTATTTCAACCACCACTTCCCCTGAGAACCATGTAGCTATATATTGAATAGGATGACGTGAGCCTACTCTAACATACTTGAAAGGAGCGTCGTTTCAGATGAATCAGCACGACCCTCACTGGCAAGGAAATGGACCCCCGCCCCCAAACCAACAGAGACAGTTCGGCCCTATTTTCAACGGATTAATCGGTGGTTTTTTCGGACCTCCCGGACAGCCACCTACAGGGATTCCAACGCAACCGACACAAACGGGGGCTCCGACTGAGCCACCTCCGAGTTTTACCCCGCCAAGACCTGACGGAATCGCCACATTTGCCGTTGATCCGGGAGCTATACGCGGATGCTTATTCCGTTTCACCTATGTTTGGCTGACCAATCAACAACAATTTTGGTTCTATCCTATATTTGTGGGCCAAACGTCTGTAGCAGGGTTCAGATGGACTGGATTTTCTTGGTCCTATTTTGGCATTGACACACGTTTAATCGATGCATTTCAGTGTTTTTAGAAAATCTATCACACCTTTCATTGGTTTGGGGAATTGGATCAGGGTGTAATTCCTCTCGGATTCGTTTTTCGTCAGTTTGAGGGATTAAATCGGGATTGTAATACCCCTCGGACCAACTCTCCCTTTCTTTGAGGGATTAGTTTGCGGTTGTAATCCCTCTCGACACGTCTACTCATCCATTTGAGGGATTACTTCGGCTTAGTAATCCCCCTCGGGCCAACTCTCCCTCCGTTTGAGGGATTAGTGCAATGTTTCAATAGTTCCTCCCTATGGCGGTGTCGTTTTCAAAATCCCATTTGGGGATAAGATCGGGTTTGGCGTCCCTCTAAGCGTAGTATTTATTCCCTTAGAGGGACAAGAGCGGGGTTGTCGTACCTCTAGGTGCAGCATTCTTTCCCTTTGGGGGATGAGAGCAGGCTTGCCGTACCTCAGGCGGCAGTTTTCTGTCCCTTAGAGGGATGAGGAACGGTTCTCGAAAGGAAAAAATTTCTAGTACATTCTACTAGTTCGGATCATATACAAAAAGACTGCCCAACGGCAGTCTCCATCCTTACAATCCCCACACACCACGCACTTCATTCGTTTGCGTCCGGTCCGGCCCAACCGAGAACACGGACAACGGAATGTTTGTTAGTTGAGCGATACGTTCCGCGTAATGCCGTGCACGCGGTGGCAAATCACCAAGGCTTCGAGCTTGGGTAATATCTTCCTTCCACCCCGGCATTTCTTCATAGATCGGTTTACATTCGGCGAGCACATTCAGACTTGCGGGGAACTCTTCAACCCGCTCACCCCGGTACTCATAAGCCACACAAATTTTCACCGTATCAAGCCCGGACAGCACATCCAGGCAATTTAAGGACAAATCGGTAATTCCGCTCACCCGGCGGGCGTGGCGGACGACGACAGAATCAAACCAGCCGACGCGGCGAGGGCGTCCCGTCGTCGTCCCATATTCATTTCCGATATCGCGAATGCGATCGCCCACTTCATCGGTGAGTTCAGTCGGAAACGGTCCGTCGCCAACCCTTGTCGTATAGGCTTTTGATACCCCAACGACATGATGGATTTTTGAGGGCCCTACGCCGGAACCGATCGTTACCCCGCCGGCAATCGGATTCGACGACGTGACAAACGGGTACGTCCCTTGATCGATATCAAGCATCACGCCCTGTGCCCCTTCAAACAAGACGCGCCGCCCTTGGTCAATGGCATCGTTCAAAACGACCGACGTGTCGCAAACATAGGCTGCCAGACGTTGCCCATACTCATAATACTCCTCAAGAATATCTTCGACGCGAAACCCTTCCGTTTCATAGATTTTTTCGAGAAGGCGATTTTTCTCTTGAAGATTACGATCCAATTTATCGGCGAACTCATCTTTCTCAAGCAGATCGGCGACACGAATGCCAACACGAGCCGCCTTATCCATATATGCCGGCCCAATGCCTTTTTTCGTCGTCCCGATCTTGCTTGCGCCTTTACTTTCCTCTTCCGCAATATCCTGTTTAATATGATAAGGAAGAATGACATGGGCGCGGTTGCTAATGCGCAAATTGCTTGTCTCAATGCCGCGCGCTTCAAGCCCTGCCAGTTCTTCGACCAATGCTTTCGGGTCAATCACCATCCCGTTACCGATGACACAGATCTTATCATCAGAAAAAATACCGGAGGGTACGAGGTGCAACTTGTAGGTTTCACCGTCAAACTTAATCGTATGCCCCGCATTGTTGCCCCCTTGATAACGGGCGATCACTTCTGCGTTTTCCGATAGATAATCCGTAATCTTACCTTTGCCTTCGTCCCCCCACTGTGTTCCCACGATAACGATGGATGACAAAAGACTCACCTCTTCCAATTAATGTTCCGTTTTTTTCTTAATCCCGGACTTTATTTTACCAAAATAAATGCTTTTAGTCAAAAATCCCGAACATTAAGTGTCTATTTATTTATTGTCATTCGTTTTTAAGCACCTGGCGGCGCTACACTTTCCTCGTGCTTTCGATCGAGGTTCACAAATTTATTGTATTCCTTAATAAATGCCAGTTCCACGTTCCCGACCGGTCCGTTCCTTTGTTTTGATATGATGATTTCGATGATGTTTTGATTCTCCGCTTCTTGATCGTAGTAATCTTCCCTGTATAAAAAAGCAACAATATCCGCATCCTGCTCGATACTCCCCGACTCCCGCAAATCCGACATCATCGGGCGTTTATCCTGTCTTGACTCCACACCCCGGGAAAGTTGGGAGAGGGCTATCACAGGGACGTTTAACTCGCGTGCGATCGCTTTAAGGTTCCGCGAGATCTCCGATACTTCTTGTTGCCTGCTCTCGGTTCCCCGTCCCTGAATGAGTTGCAAGTAATCAATCATAACCATGCCAAGGCCTTTTTCCTGTTGCAAACGCCGGCATTTCGAACGGATATCGGCAACTTTAATGCCGGGAGAATCATCAATATAAACGCCTGCACGTGAAAGGGTTCCCATTGCCATGGCTAATTTTTCCCAATCTTCTTCAAACAATTGACCGGTACGAAGACGGGCACCGTCAATATTCCCCTCTGCGCACAACATCCGCTGCACGAGTTGGGTCGCGCCCATTTCTAGGCTAAAGATCGCCACATTTTCATCCGTTTTCGTCGCGATGTTTTGCGTGATGTTCAAAGCGAAAGCCGTTTTTCCCATGGAAGGACGCGCGGCAACAATAATTAAATCGCTGTTTTGAAAACCGGCGGTCATGCGATCCAGTTCCTGAAAACCGCTCGCGACTCCGGTGAGGGCGTCGCCGCGGCTTTGCAACATTTCAATGTTATCGTACGTCTCCATCAACACTTCTTTGATGGACAAAAAAGACCCGGATGTCCGTCGATTCGAAACCTCCATGATCATCCGTTCCGCTTCGCCAAGTACTGCATCCACTTCTTGCTCTTCCGTATAACCTTCGGAAACAATCGAGGTTGCCGCCCGGATCAAACGCCGCAAAAGCGCTTTTTCCTCAATGATTTGCGAATAATACCCTACATTTGCCGCTGTCGGAACAGCATTGGCCAGATCGGTAAGATAGGAAATTCCACCGGCTTCTTCCAACCATTCATGATCTTGCAACTGTGACGTCACCGTAACAAGATCAACAGGCTCTGCCTTTTCCGAAAGATCGGTCATCACCCGAAAAATCCGTTGATGGGACGCTCGGTAAAAATCTTCGGGTCTTAAACGTTCCGTGGCGGTGATAAGGGACTCTTCTTCAAGAAAAATAGCCCCTAATACCGCTTGCTCAGCTGCTATATTTTGTGGCGGCGTACGTTCGCCGCTTAAAACATCACTCATCACACGGCCTCCTTTCCCCGTCCATGTGTTTAGTTTTGCTCTTTAACATGAATGTCAACCGTGGCAATCACTTGCGGATGAATTTTAATCCCGACTTTTGTTACCCCCAGCGTTCGGATTGGATCCTTTAAATCGATTTTACGTTTGTCTATTTCAAATCCTTGTTGCTTGAGGGCTTCCGTAATCTGTTTTGTAGAGACGGCACCGAAAAGACGGCCGCCTTGTCCGGCTTTGGCCAAAATCTCAACTGTCGTCTCTTCAAGTTCTTGTTTTTTTTCCTTGGCTTCTTCCAACGCTTGCTGTTCTTTTCGTTCATCGCTCGCTTGTTTCTTTTCCAGTTCTTTTATATTGGATTTTGTCGCTTCGACAGCAAGCTGATTCGGAAAAAGATAGTTTCGAAAATAGCCTTCCGATACATCTTTAACTTCCCCTTTTTTGCCTTTGCCCTTTACATCTTTTTGGAAAATAACTTTCATCCTGCGTTTCCTCCTTCCAAATATTCGTTAATCGCCGTTTGCAGACGGTCCTCAACCTCATGAAGCGAAACGTCGTTCAATTGCACGGCTGCATTGGTTGAATGTCCGCCGCCCCCCAATTGTTCCATAATGATCTGAACGTTCACGTCCCCTAGAGAACGGGCACTAATGCTGATGCGATCGTCTTTGAGTGACGAAATGACAAACGAGCCTTTAACACCGTTCATCGTAAGCAACGTATCCGCTGCTTGCGCAATCAACACCTGGTGATAGGATTCACCTTCTTCGCTGCAAGCGATCGCCATTCCGGCCTGATAAAGATAAGCCTTCTGGATGAGCCGGGAACGTTGAATATATTGATCAAGATCCTCTTTTAGCAAAAGCTGCACAGCAGTCGTATCAGCACCGTTGGCTTTCAAATAGGAAGCGGCATCAAATGTGCGGGATCCGGTGCGAATGCTGAAATTTTTCGTATCCACCATCATCCCCGCGAGCATGGCGGTCGCTTCCAGGGCATCCATGGACACCCGATTCGGTTGATACTCCAAGAGTTCGGTGACAAGTTCGGACGCTGAAGAAGCATATGGCTCCATGTAGACGAGCGCAGGATCGTCGATAAATTCCTCCCCGCGCCGATGATGGTCGAGAACGACGACACGATGGACACGATCAAGCAACTTTGGTTCGATCACAAGCGACGGTTTATGGGTATCCACGATTACGAGCAGCGTCTGCTTTGTTAACTGTTCCAAGGATTCGCTCGGCGTTAAAAAACGCGACCAAAGATATTCATGCTGTTCAACTTCATTCATCAGTTTGTGAACATCCGGACTCACTTCATTCGGATCCACAACGATGTAAGCATCCTTTTCATTCACTTCAGCGACTTTTAAAACACCAAGCCCTGATCCGATTGCGTCCATATCCGGATTTTTATGGCCCATGACAATCACTTGATCGCTTTCGAGCACGAAATCCCGCAATGCGTGGGAAATGACACGGGCACGTACCCGCGTTCGTTTTTCGACCGCATTGGTTTTTCCGCCGTAAAAGCGCACTTGTCCGTTCTTTTCCTTAATAACCACTTGATCTCCGCCCCGGCCAAGCGCCAAATCCAAACTCGATTGGGCAAGCGCCCCCAATTCCCGCGGCGTCCTTTCTCCGCTACCGATGCCTATACTAAGCGTAAGCGCCACTTTTTCCTTCATGGTCACTTCCCGAATATCATCAATGATTTGAAAACGATTATTTTCAATCTCTTGAAGCGTTCTATAGTTCAAGAAAGCGATAAAACGGTCATCTGCAACACTGCGCAAGAAGATGCCATAATCGTTGGCCCACTGGTTGATTTCGGAAAGTACGCCTCCCCTTAAACGGCTCGTCACCTGATCTTCCAACCCCTGTGTCACATCATCATAATTATCCAGTAAAATGTGGGCGATCACCGGTTGTTCTTCATTGTATAAATCGCGCGTCTCAACGGTTTCCGTCATATCAAAAAAATACAAAAGACGTTCATTCGCACGTTCATACACATAATGTTCTCGGCCATTTAATTGCAACCGGTGTTCCGTATTATTGTTTTGGATTAACGCTGGAAGGTCATCGGAAAGAACAGCAAGCGACTTGCCGATGTATTCATTCGGTAAATAGGACAACAAGTATGGGTTCGTCCATTGTATCGTTTCATTTTGATCGTACAATAAGATACCGACGGGAAAATTCGCTACCGCTGCTTCTCCGGCACGGTTAACCCGGTGGCTCAACCTCGAAATATATTTTTTTATATCCGATTCCATTCGTTTGTGTATATGATAGGCAAGGTAAGTTAACCCGATTAAAACGACAAAACCAAACACGCCAAGTTGCCAATGAAAAACGAAAAGCGTGATATTCATCAATAACGCAACGATAAAAACGAGCAATATGGGGTAATCATACCAGTGCTTTCTTAAAAAATTAGGCATCTGCTCAACCCCTATTTATCAGACTTAATCCGGTTTTTTAAATCCATTCCGATATCCAAAATCCCAAGGATTCGAACAAACACTTGGACGAGCGGAAGCATCAATCCCGGAAAAAGGATGAGGATCGGGAGTGCTCTCGTTATATTCCTCATGTATACAAATTGGAACATAACCGATGCTCCCTGTATAATCATGGCAAATTCAAGCAACGGAAAGATATTGGAGACAATCATATGCATCGTTGTTCCCTGATCTTCGATCACTGCCAACCGCATGATGATGCCTGCCAAATAGTACCAAAGAAATACTCTCGGCAACGACCACTCTCTGAGGGGCGGAAATCGATACGTCCCTCCGATCAGCCTCCGCAAAAATTGGTGGGCAATAACTTGCGTCAAAAACGCATAGCCCACACCGGTTATGATCATGATTAAAGGTGCAATTTGCGGGATTTGCGCAATAGACTCACGATAAAACTCCAACTGTTCTTCATCCACTCCCTGATCAAAGGAAGTTAGCATTTGTTCTGCAGAATCAACAGAATCCTCCATTCCGCCTTGAAGCGCTTCAAAAGGATGAATATCAAGAATGACAACTGATCCGACAAAGAGCAGAACCAGTGTAAAAATATAGCTTAAGCTCCCCGCGAAAAGGGTTCGAAATGCAGACCTTTTTAAATGGTAACTGACACCGGCCACGTAGCCGCCCACCCCAAATAAAAGCACGAGCGGGATCGAAAAGGCCGAAGCGATTAAAAAGGCCGCGACAAAGCTGACGGCAAGGACCAGCGCCCCGGGTTTCGGGCCAAAACGAACCGTGTATATCAGGAGAGGAATGGGCAGAACCCATACGAATAATATACCTAGAACCGGTATGTAAACGGTAGCTGCCGTTAAAATTGCAAAGAGGGCAATCATAACAGCTCCCTCGGTTATTTTTCTCGATTGATTCATGCCGTCCCCCCGTCTGGATGTGAGAAGTGAGAAGTGAAAAGGTGGGTAGTGAGTAACACCCCGTTTAGTATATTTCACTGGTTCATTGTAGCCCATACATCTACAAAAAGAAAGGACGAACATTTATCGCCGCCCTTGGCGACGGATCGTATGAAGAAAGAACACTGCCGGCTTCATCGGCAGTGTTCGTAAGGGGTATTAATCGTCTTTTGCATATGGGAGTAACGCAGCTTGACGCGAACGTTTAATCGCGGTCGTCAATTTACGCTGATACTTCGCAGATGTTCCGGTTACCCGCCTCGGTAAAATCTTTCCCCGGTCCGAGATAAACTTCTGGAGAAGATTAACATCTTTATAATCAATCGTCTTGATTTTATTAACGGTAAAATAACATACCTTTCTGCGCTTGCCTCTGCGGCGTGCCATAGGACTCCCTCCTTCTTTAAGTTATTTTGCATGATGGGTAGTGTTTAGAATGGTAAATCGTCGTCGGAAATATCGACCGGTTTCCCGTCATTGGAGATAGGGTCTTCATTCAAATCGGCGGAGTGGCGTTGCCCTTCTTGGCCATATCCAACGTTTCCTTGGTAATTGGACGGCCCGGGAGCAGCTCCAACTCCTTGGTCGTCCCCGCCCCGATTTGCGGTAACGTTACGAGGCTCCAAAAATTGGACGCTTTCCGCTTGTATTTCAACGACATTTACACGTCGTCCTTCCCGATTTTCATAACTGCGGCTTTGAACGCGGCCGTCTACGCCTGCCTGACTTCCTTTTTTCAAGTAATTGGCGACGTTTTCCGCCTGTTTTCTCCAAACGACGCAGTTCAAAAAGTCCGCTTCCCGTTCCCCATACTGATTCGTAAATGGACGATTAACGGCGATGCCGAAATTAGCGACCGCCACCCCGTTCGGGGTGTAGCGCAATTCCGGATCACGCGTGAGACGTCCAACGAGCACGACGCGATTAATCATTCCAAACCCTCCCATTTATTAGAAGAATGCTTTAATCATCATCTCGAACAACGAGCGTTCGAATAACTTCATCGGTAAGCTTTATACGACGGTCAAACTCATTGATAGCGTCAGGGGTTGCCTGCACTTTGAGGATGACATAATACCCTTCACGGAAATCCTGAATTTCATAAGCGAGACGGCGTCTCCCTTTTTCATCAACTTCCGTTACCTCTGCACCATTATCGGAAAGAATTTGGTTGAAACGTTCAATCGTCGATTTGACTGCATCCTCTTCCAATGTCGGCCTTAAAATGTACAGAATCTCGTAGTTACGCATGCGCGTCACCTCCTTTTGGTCTTAACGGCCCCCGTCATTCCATTTACGGGAGCAAGGAG
It includes:
- a CDS encoding YybS family protein; this translates as MNQSRKITEGAVMIALFAILTAATVYIPVLGILFVWVLPIPLLIYTVRFGPKPGALVLAVSFVAAFLIASAFSIPLVLLFGVGGYVAGVSYHLKRSAFRTLFAGSLSYIFTLVLLFVGSVVILDIHPFEALQGGMEDSVDSAEQMLTSFDQGVDEEQLEFYRESIAQIPQIAPLIMIITGVGYAFLTQVIAHQFLRRLIGGTYRFPPLREWSLPRVFLWYYLAGIIMRLAVIEDQGTTMHMIVSNIFPLLEFAMIIQGASVMFQFVYMRNITRALPILILFPGLMLPLVQVFVRILGILDIGMDLKNRIKSDK
- the rpsF gene encoding 30S ribosomal protein S6 — translated: MRNYEILYILRPTLEEDAVKSTIERFNQILSDNGAEVTEVDEKGRRRLAYEIQDFREGYYVILKVQATPDAINEFDRRIKLTDEVIRTLVVRDDD
- the ssb gene encoding single-stranded DNA-binding protein yields the protein MINRVVLVGRLTRDPELRYTPNGVAVANFGIAVNRPFTNQYGEREADFLNCVVWRKQAENVANYLKKGSQAGVDGRVQSRSYENREGRRVNVVEIQAESVQFLEPRNVTANRGGDDQGVGAAPGPSNYQGNVGYGQEGQRHSADLNEDPISNDGKPVDISDDDLPF
- the rpsR gene encoding 30S ribosomal protein S18 codes for the protein MARRRGKRRKVCYFTVNKIKTIDYKDVNLLQKFISDRGKILPRRVTGTSAKYQRKLTTAIKRSRQAALLPYAKDD